From the Serratia nematodiphila DZ0503SBS1 genome, one window contains:
- the tcyJ gene encoding cystine ABC transporter substrate-binding protein, which translates to MMFAKVRRQWLLGVVGIALAAGVTTQTYAADNLLQQVKQRGTLIVGLEGTYPPFSFQGEDGKLTGFEVDFANALAQHLGVKAKLNPTKWDGMLASLDSKRIDVVINQVTLSDERKKKYDFSTPYTVSGIQALVKKGNEGTITKPDDLKGKKVGVGLGTNYEQWLRENVQGVDVRTYDDDPTKYQDLRVGRINAILVDRLAALDLVKKTGDTLAVAGPAFSRQESGVALRKNNPELLAAIDQAIAEMQKDGTLAKISEKWFGADVTK; encoded by the coding sequence ATGATGTTTGCGAAAGTTCGTCGTCAATGGTTGTTGGGCGTGGTGGGTATTGCGTTGGCCGCCGGTGTGACGACGCAAACCTACGCCGCCGATAACCTGCTGCAGCAGGTGAAACAGCGCGGCACGCTGATCGTCGGGCTGGAAGGTACTTATCCGCCATTCAGTTTCCAGGGGGAAGACGGCAAATTGACCGGTTTCGAAGTGGATTTCGCCAACGCGCTGGCGCAACATCTGGGCGTGAAAGCCAAGCTGAACCCGACCAAATGGGACGGTATGCTGGCTTCGCTGGATTCGAAGCGCATCGACGTGGTCATCAATCAGGTGACGCTCTCCGATGAGCGCAAGAAGAAATATGATTTCTCCACCCCTTACACCGTTTCCGGTATTCAGGCGCTGGTGAAAAAAGGCAACGAAGGCACCATTACCAAGCCGGATGACCTGAAGGGCAAAAAGGTCGGCGTTGGCCTGGGCACCAACTATGAGCAATGGCTGCGCGAGAATGTGCAGGGCGTGGACGTGCGCACCTACGACGACGACCCGACCAAGTATCAGGATCTGCGCGTCGGCCGCATCAACGCCATTCTGGTGGATCGCCTGGCGGCGCTGGATCTGGTGAAGAAAACCGGCGATACGCTGGCGGTGGCCGGGCCAGCCTTCTCCCGCCAGGAGTCCGGCGTGGCGCTGCGCAAGAATAACCCAGAGCTGCTGGCCGCGATTGACCAGGCGATCGCCGAGATGCAAAAAGACGGCACGCTGGCGAAGATCTCCGAAAAATGGTTTGGCGCGGACGTAACTAAATAA
- the tcyL gene encoding cystine ABC transporter permease, translating to MHESIQLALDSAPFLLKGAILTLQLSLGGMAFGLLLGFLLALMRLSPLWPLSWLSRIYVSLFRGTPLIAQLFMIYYGLPQFGIEFDPFPAALIGLSLNTAAYTSETLRAAISSIDKGQWEAAASIGMTRWQTLRRVILPQAARTALPPLGNSFIGLVKDTSLAATIQVPELFRQAQLITSRTLEVFTMYLAASLIYWVMATLLSALQNRLEAHVNRQDQE from the coding sequence ATGCACGAAAGTATTCAACTGGCGCTGGATTCAGCGCCATTTTTATTGAAGGGCGCCATACTAACGCTGCAGCTTAGCCTGGGCGGTATGGCGTTCGGCCTGTTGCTGGGGTTTCTGCTGGCGCTGATGCGCCTTTCGCCGCTTTGGCCGCTGTCATGGCTGTCGCGCATTTACGTATCGCTGTTCCGCGGTACGCCGCTGATCGCCCAGCTGTTTATGATCTATTACGGTTTGCCGCAGTTCGGCATCGAATTCGATCCTTTCCCGGCGGCGCTGATTGGCCTGTCGCTCAATACCGCCGCCTACACCTCAGAAACGCTGCGCGCGGCGATTTCGTCGATCGACAAAGGGCAGTGGGAAGCCGCCGCCAGTATCGGCATGACCCGTTGGCAAACCCTGCGCCGGGTGATCCTGCCGCAGGCGGCGCGCACCGCCTTGCCGCCGCTGGGCAACAGTTTTATCGGCCTGGTGAAGGACACCTCGCTGGCCGCTACCATTCAGGTGCCGGAACTGTTCCGCCAGGCGCAGCTCATCACCTCGCGCACGCTGGAAGTGTTCACCATGTACCTGGCGGCATCGCTGATTTACTGGGTGATGGCGACCCTGCTTTCCGCACTGCAAAACCGTCTGGAAGCCCACGTTAATCGCCAGGATCAGGAGTAA
- the tcyN gene encoding L-cystine ABC transporter ATP-binding protein TcyN → MSAIEVKQLTKQFKGQTVLHGIDLAVDAGEVVAIIGPSGSGKTTLLRCINLLEEPDSGTIRVGDILIDGSKPLSKQKNQVRALRQQVGFVFQNFNLFPHRSVLENIIEGPVIVKGEAKSSAEQRARALLAKVGLSGKEAAYPRRLSGGQQQRVAIARALAMQPEVILFDEPTSALDPELVGEVLNTMRSLAEEKRTMVIVTHEMSFARDVADRVIFMDHGRIVEQGPAKALFANPQHQRTQQFLDKFRNQ, encoded by the coding sequence ATGAGTGCCATTGAAGTTAAGCAATTGACCAAGCAGTTCAAAGGTCAGACGGTGCTGCATGGGATCGATCTGGCGGTGGACGCCGGTGAAGTGGTGGCGATCATCGGCCCGAGCGGCTCAGGGAAAACCACCTTGTTGCGCTGCATCAACCTGCTGGAGGAGCCGGATTCCGGCACTATTCGCGTCGGCGATATCCTGATCGATGGCAGCAAACCGTTGAGTAAACAGAAAAATCAGGTCCGCGCGCTGCGCCAGCAGGTCGGTTTCGTGTTCCAGAACTTCAACCTGTTTCCGCATCGTTCGGTGCTCGAAAACATCATTGAAGGGCCGGTTATCGTTAAAGGCGAGGCGAAATCCAGCGCCGAACAGCGCGCTCGCGCGTTGCTGGCGAAGGTGGGGCTGAGCGGCAAAGAGGCGGCTTATCCGCGTCGGCTGTCCGGCGGGCAGCAGCAGCGGGTGGCGATCGCGCGCGCGCTGGCGATGCAGCCGGAGGTGATTTTGTTCGATGAGCCGACGTCGGCGCTCGATCCCGAGCTGGTGGGAGAAGTGCTCAATACCATGCGTTCACTGGCGGAAGAGAAACGCACCATGGTGATCGTCACCCATGAAATGAGCTTCGCCCGCGACGTGGCCGATCGGGTTATCTTTATGGATCACGGCCGCATCGTCGAACAGGGCCCGGCCAAAGCGCTGTTCGCCAATCCGCAGCATCAGCGCACCCAGCAATTCCTCGACAAGTTCCGGAATCAATAA
- a CDS encoding type II toxin-antitoxin system HicB family antitoxin, which produces MFYPAYIHTESNGSASGFFPDVPGCYFAGTSLDDAFADAQSALDAHFELLSEDNQPLPRPHAVAAHLAKDAGSFEGGQWLLVAINMDKFDGRAERINITLPHRLLSRIDSLVRQHPGYGSRSGFLAAAARNELLKAE; this is translated from the coding sequence ATGTTTTATCCCGCTTATATCCATACAGAATCAAACGGCAGCGCCAGCGGTTTCTTTCCCGACGTCCCTGGCTGCTACTTCGCCGGCACCAGCCTGGACGACGCTTTTGCCGATGCCCAAAGCGCACTGGATGCGCACTTTGAGTTGTTGAGCGAAGACAATCAACCGCTACCGCGCCCGCATGCCGTCGCAGCCCATCTTGCCAAAGATGCGGGATCCTTCGAGGGAGGACAATGGCTATTGGTCGCTATCAATATGGATAAATTTGACGGCCGAGCCGAACGGATTAACATCACGTTGCCCCATCGCCTGTTAAGTCGCATTGACTCTCTGGTTCGGCAACATCCGGGATACGGCAGCCGCAGCGGATTTCTCGCCGCCGCCGCGCGCAATGAATTGTTGAAAGCAGAGTGA
- a CDS encoding type II toxin-antitoxin system HicA family toxin, with protein sequence MKSSELIALLESHGWVLRRVKGSHHQFKHPDFALIITVPHPKKALKLGTLRQILKDAGLSALHIATR encoded by the coding sequence GTGAAGAGTTCAGAACTGATTGCGCTGCTGGAAAGCCACGGTTGGGTATTGCGGCGGGTAAAAGGCAGCCACCATCAATTCAAACATCCCGATTTTGCGCTGATCATCACCGTGCCGCATCCAAAGAAAGCTCTCAAGCTGGGCACACTGCGGCAGATACTTAAAGACGCGGGGTTAAGTGCGCTTCACATCGCCACGCGTTAA
- the putA gene encoding trifunctional transcriptional regulator/proline dehydrogenase/L-glutamate gamma-semialdehyde dehydrogenase, translating to MGTTTMGVKLDEATRDRIKSAAQRIDRTPHWLIKQAIFNYLERLESGTDIPEIPALAAAGQPEADDIMPQAQEESHQPFLDFAEQILPQSVTRAAITAAYRRPETEAVPMLLEQARLPADLAQATHKMAYGIAEKLRNQKSANGRAGMVQGLLQEFSLSSQEGVALMCLAEALLRIPDKPTRDALIRDKISNGNWHSHLGRSPSLFVNAATWGLLFTGKLVSTHNEANLSRSLNRIISKSGEPLIRKGVDMAMRLMGEQFVTGETIAEALANARKLEEKGFRYSYDMLGEAALTEADAQAYLVSYQQAIHAIGKASNGRGIYEGPGISIKLSALHPRYSRAQYERVMEELYPRLLSLTLQARQYDIGINIDAEEADRLEISLDLLEKLCFEPQLAGWNGIGFVIQAYQKRCPFAIDAVIDMAQRSRRRLMIRLVKGAYWDSEIKRAQMDGLEGYPVYTRKVYTDVSYLACARKLLSVPNLIYPQFATHNAHTLSAIYHLAGNNYYPGQYEFQCLHGMGEPLYEQVVGKVADGKLNRPCRIYAPVGTHETLLAYLVRRLLENGANTSFVNRIADATLPLDELVADPVSAVEALAASEGQIGLPHPRIPLPRELYGEKRVNSSGLDLSNEQRLASLSSALLTSASHPWRAEPIIDAELDQGVEQPVINPAEPGDVVGYVREATEGEVSRALDAAAAAGPIWFATPPTERAAILERAAELMESQLQSLLGILVREAGKTFNNAIAEVREAVDFLHYYAGQVRDDFANDSHRPLGPVVCISPWNFPLAIFTGQIAAALAAGNSVLAKPAEQTPLVAAQAVRILLEAGIPQGVLQLLPGQGETVGSTLVNDARVRGVMFTGSTDVAGILQRSIAGRLDPQGRPTPLIAETGGLNAMIVDSSALTEQVVTDVVASAFDSAGQRCSALRILCIQEDVAEHTLQMLRGAMAECRMGNPERLSTDVGPVIDAEAKTGIERHIQAMRAKGRKVYQAAKGSAQDEKEWARGTFIKPTLIELDSFDELQKEIFGPVLHVVRFQRNNLDALVDQINAAGYGLTLGIHTRIDETIARVTERAKVGNLYVNRNMVGAVVGVQPFGGEGLSGTGPKAGGPLYLYRLLANRPDDALQRTLHRQDEERPMEATARPQLLGALQSLEKWAVTSQHGELAALAQRYAELGQGGTVRPLPGPTGERNTYALLPRERVLCLADNEADALIQLAAVLAVGSCALWPEAELQRNLFRRLPNDVQARIAFSKDWQQDKVEFDAAIYHGDADQLRTLCEQIAQRGGAIVSVQGFAHGETNILLERLLIERSLSVNTAAAGGNASLMTIG from the coding sequence ATGGGCACTACCACAATGGGCGTGAAACTCGACGAGGCAACACGCGACCGGATCAAGAGCGCCGCGCAGCGCATCGATCGCACGCCGCACTGGCTCATCAAGCAGGCCATCTTTAATTACCTCGAGCGTCTCGAGAGCGGTACCGATATCCCTGAAATTCCAGCGCTGGCCGCAGCGGGCCAGCCTGAAGCGGACGACATTATGCCGCAAGCGCAGGAAGAGTCACACCAGCCATTCCTCGATTTCGCCGAACAAATTCTGCCGCAGTCGGTGACCCGCGCCGCCATCACCGCCGCCTATCGCCGCCCGGAGACCGAAGCGGTGCCGATGTTGCTCGAACAGGCGCGATTACCCGCCGATCTTGCGCAGGCCACTCACAAAATGGCCTACGGCATCGCCGAGAAGCTGCGTAACCAAAAAAGTGCAAACGGCCGCGCCGGCATGGTGCAAGGCCTGCTGCAAGAGTTCTCCCTCTCCTCGCAGGAAGGTGTGGCGCTGATGTGCCTGGCGGAAGCGCTGCTGCGCATTCCGGACAAACCGACCCGCGACGCCCTGATCCGCGACAAGATCAGCAACGGCAACTGGCATTCGCACCTGGGGCGCAGCCCGTCGCTGTTCGTCAACGCCGCGACCTGGGGCCTGCTGTTTACCGGCAAGCTGGTGTCCACGCATAACGAAGCCAATCTGTCCCGATCGCTGAACCGCATTATCAGCAAGAGCGGCGAACCGCTGATCCGCAAAGGCGTGGACATGGCGATGCGCCTGATGGGCGAACAGTTCGTGACCGGCGAAACCATCGCCGAAGCGCTGGCCAACGCGCGCAAGCTGGAAGAAAAAGGCTTCCGCTATTCCTACGATATGCTGGGCGAAGCCGCCCTGACTGAAGCCGACGCCCAGGCCTACCTGGTTTCCTATCAGCAGGCGATCCACGCCATCGGCAAAGCCTCCAACGGCCGCGGCATCTATGAAGGCCCCGGCATCTCTATCAAGCTGTCCGCCCTGCACCCGCGCTACAGCCGCGCGCAGTACGAACGCGTGATGGAAGAGCTTTATCCACGCCTGCTGTCACTGACCCTGCAGGCGCGCCAGTATGATATCGGCATCAATATCGACGCCGAAGAGGCCGACCGCCTGGAAATCTCGCTCGATCTGCTGGAGAAGCTGTGCTTCGAGCCGCAGTTGGCCGGCTGGAACGGCATCGGCTTCGTGATCCAGGCCTATCAGAAACGCTGTCCGTTCGCCATCGACGCGGTGATCGACATGGCGCAACGCAGCCGCCGCCGCCTGATGATCCGTCTGGTGAAAGGCGCCTACTGGGACAGCGAAATCAAACGCGCCCAGATGGACGGCCTGGAAGGCTACCCAGTCTACACCCGCAAGGTGTACACCGACGTTTCCTACCTGGCCTGCGCCCGCAAGCTGCTGTCGGTGCCGAACCTGATCTATCCGCAGTTCGCGACCCACAACGCCCATACCTTGAGCGCCATCTATCACCTGGCCGGCAACAACTACTACCCTGGCCAGTATGAATTCCAGTGCCTGCACGGCATGGGTGAGCCGCTGTACGAGCAGGTGGTGGGTAAAGTGGCCGACGGCAAACTGAACCGCCCTTGCCGCATCTACGCGCCGGTCGGCACCCATGAAACCCTGCTGGCTTACCTGGTGCGCCGCCTGCTGGAAAACGGCGCCAACACCTCGTTCGTCAACCGTATCGCCGACGCCACCCTGCCGCTCGACGAGCTGGTGGCCGATCCGGTCAGCGCCGTGGAAGCGCTGGCGGCCAGCGAAGGCCAGATTGGCCTGCCGCATCCGCGCATCCCGCTGCCGCGCGAGCTGTATGGCGAGAAACGCGTTAACTCCAGCGGTCTGGATCTGTCCAACGAACAGCGTCTGGCCTCGCTCTCCAGCGCCCTGCTCACCAGCGCCAGCCATCCGTGGCGCGCGGAACCTATCATCGACGCCGAATTGGATCAGGGCGTGGAGCAGCCGGTGATCAACCCGGCCGAGCCGGGCGATGTGGTCGGCTACGTGCGTGAAGCCACCGAAGGCGAAGTCAGCCGCGCGCTCGACGCCGCCGCGGCCGCCGGCCCAATTTGGTTCGCTACGCCGCCGACGGAACGCGCCGCGATCCTCGAACGCGCCGCCGAACTGATGGAAAGCCAGCTGCAAAGCCTGCTGGGCATTCTGGTGCGTGAAGCGGGTAAAACCTTCAACAACGCCATCGCCGAAGTGCGTGAAGCGGTCGACTTCCTGCACTACTACGCCGGCCAGGTGCGCGACGACTTCGCCAACGACAGCCACCGCCCGCTGGGCCCGGTGGTCTGCATCAGCCCGTGGAACTTCCCGCTGGCGATCTTCACCGGCCAAATCGCCGCCGCGCTGGCGGCGGGCAACAGCGTGCTGGCCAAACCGGCCGAGCAAACGCCGCTGGTAGCCGCGCAGGCGGTGCGTATCCTGCTGGAAGCCGGCATTCCGCAAGGCGTGCTACAGCTGCTGCCAGGCCAGGGTGAAACCGTCGGTTCGACGCTGGTCAACGACGCCCGCGTCCGCGGCGTGATGTTCACCGGCTCCACTGACGTCGCCGGCATTCTGCAGCGCAGCATCGCCGGTCGTCTCGATCCGCAAGGTCGGCCGACGCCGCTGATCGCCGAAACCGGCGGCCTGAACGCCATGATCGTCGACTCTTCCGCTCTGACCGAGCAGGTGGTGACCGACGTAGTGGCCTCCGCCTTCGACAGCGCCGGCCAGCGCTGCTCCGCGCTGCGTATCCTGTGCATTCAGGAAGACGTGGCCGAGCACACGCTGCAAATGCTGCGCGGCGCGATGGCCGAATGCCGCATGGGCAACCCGGAGCGCCTGTCTACCGACGTGGGCCCGGTGATCGACGCCGAAGCCAAAACCGGCATCGAGCGCCACATCCAGGCGATGCGCGCCAAAGGCCGCAAGGTGTACCAGGCCGCCAAAGGCAGCGCGCAGGATGAGAAAGAGTGGGCGCGCGGCACCTTCATCAAGCCGACGTTGATCGAACTCGACAGCTTTGACGAGCTGCAAAAAGAGATCTTCGGCCCGGTGCTGCACGTGGTGCGCTTCCAGCGCAACAATCTGGACGCGCTGGTCGATCAGATCAACGCCGCCGGTTATGGCCTGACGCTGGGCATCCACACCCGCATTGATGAAACCATCGCTCGGGTGACCGAACGCGCCAAGGTCGGCAACCTGTACGTCAACCGCAACATGGTCGGCGCAGTGGTTGGCGTGCAGCCGTTCGGCGGCGAAGGCCTGTCGGGCACCGGCCCGAAAGCCGGCGGCCCGCTGTACCTGTACCGTCTGCTGGCCAACCGTCCGGACGACGCGCTGCAACGTACGCTGCACCGCCAGGACGAAGAGCGCCCAATGGAAGCCACCGCGCGGCCGCAGCTGTTGGGTGCGCTGCAATCGCTGGAGAAATGGGCGGTCACCAGCCAGCACGGCGAACTGGCGGCATTGGCGCAGCGCTATGCGGAACTGGGCCAGGGCGGCACCGTACGTCCGCTGCCGGGCCCGACCGGCGAACGCAATACCTATGCCCTGCTGCCGCGTGAACGCGTGCTGTGCCTGGCGGATAACGAAGCCGACGCGCTGATCCAGCTGGCCGCCGTGCTGGCGGTTGGCAGCTGTGCGCTGTGGCCGGAAGCGGAACTGCAGCGCAATCTGTTCCGCCGCTTGCCGAACGATGTGCAGGCGCGCATCGCCTTCAGCAAAGACTGGCAGCAGGACAAGGTCGAGTTCGACGCCGCCATCTACCACGGCGATGCCGACCAGCTGCGCACCCTGTGCGAGCAGATCGCGCAGCGCGGCGGCGCCATCGTCTCGGTGCAGGGCTTCGCTCACGGTGAAACCAACATCCTGTTGGAACGCCTGCTGATCGAACGTTCGCTGAGCGTCAACACCGCCGCCGCCGGCGGTAACGCCAGCCTGATGACCATCGGTTAA
- the putP gene encoding sodium/proline symporter PutP — translation MTMSTPMLVTFLVYIFGMVLIGLLAYRATNNFDDYILGGRSLGSVVTALSAGASDMSGWLLMGLPGAIFLSGISESWIAIGLTIGAYLNWKLVAGRLRVHTEANNNALTLPDYFTSRFEDNSKLLRVISAIVILVFFTIYCASGIVAGARLFESTFGMSYETALWAGAAATILYTFIGGFLAVSWTDTVQASLMIFALILTPVIVIFAVGGIDTSMLVIQAKNPANLDMLKGLNFVAILSLLGWGLGYFGQPHILARFMAADSHRTIRSARRISMTWMILCLAGTIAVGFFGIAYFANNPDQAGNVSQNGERVFIELAMLLFNPWVAGVLLSAILAAVMSTLSCQLLVCSSAITEDLYKAFLRKGASQRELVWVGRVMVLVVALIAIALAANPENRVLGLVSYAWAGFGAAFGPVVLISVMWSRMTRNGALAGMLVGAVTVIVWKQYEWLGLYEIIPGFILGCLAIVVVSLMGRQPSSTMTERFDQAEAEYKTV, via the coding sequence ATGACAATGAGCACACCTATGCTGGTGACCTTCCTGGTGTACATTTTCGGGATGGTGCTGATCGGCCTGCTTGCCTACCGGGCAACCAATAACTTTGATGACTATATTCTCGGCGGCCGCAGTCTGGGCAGCGTGGTGACCGCGCTGTCCGCCGGCGCTTCCGACATGAGCGGCTGGTTGCTGATGGGCCTGCCGGGCGCCATCTTCCTCTCCGGCATCTCTGAAAGCTGGATCGCCATCGGCCTGACCATCGGCGCTTACCTGAACTGGAAGCTGGTGGCAGGAAGGCTGCGCGTGCATACCGAAGCCAACAATAACGCCCTGACGCTGCCGGACTATTTCACCAGCCGTTTTGAAGACAACAGCAAGCTGCTGCGGGTGATCTCGGCCATCGTCATTCTGGTGTTCTTCACCATTTACTGCGCCTCCGGCATCGTGGCCGGCGCGCGCCTGTTCGAAAGCACCTTCGGCATGAGCTACGAAACCGCCCTGTGGGCCGGCGCTGCGGCGACCATCCTGTATACCTTTATCGGCGGTTTCCTGGCGGTGAGCTGGACCGACACCGTACAGGCCAGCCTGATGATTTTCGCGCTGATCCTGACGCCGGTGATCGTGATCTTCGCCGTCGGCGGCATCGATACCTCGATGCTGGTGATCCAGGCGAAGAATCCGGCCAACCTCGACATGCTGAAGGGGCTGAACTTCGTCGCCATCCTGTCGCTGCTGGGTTGGGGCCTGGGCTATTTTGGCCAGCCGCACATCCTGGCGCGTTTCATGGCGGCGGATTCTCACCGCACCATCCGCAGTGCGCGCCGCATCAGCATGACCTGGATGATCCTGTGCCTGGCCGGGACCATCGCCGTCGGTTTCTTCGGTATCGCTTACTTCGCTAATAACCCGGATCAGGCCGGTAACGTGTCGCAGAACGGCGAACGCGTGTTCATCGAACTGGCGATGTTGCTGTTCAACCCATGGGTGGCGGGCGTGCTGCTGTCGGCGATTCTGGCGGCGGTCATGAGCACCCTGAGCTGCCAACTGCTGGTATGCTCCAGCGCGATCACCGAAGACCTGTACAAGGCGTTCCTGCGCAAGGGCGCCAGCCAGCGTGAGCTGGTGTGGGTCGGCCGCGTGATGGTGCTGGTAGTGGCGTTGATCGCCATCGCCTTGGCGGCCAACCCGGAGAACCGCGTGCTGGGCCTGGTGAGTTATGCCTGGGCCGGTTTCGGTGCCGCCTTCGGCCCGGTTGTGCTGATTTCGGTAATGTGGTCGCGCATGACCCGCAACGGCGCGCTGGCCGGCATGCTGGTCGGTGCGGTGACGGTGATCGTTTGGAAACAGTACGAATGGCTGGGCCTGTACGAAATCATCCCTGGCTTCATCCTGGGTTGCCTGGCCATCGTGGTGGTGAGCCTGATGGGCCGCCAGCCATCCTCAACCATGACCGAACGTTTCGATCAGGCGGAAGCCGAATACAAAACGGTATAA
- the efeU gene encoding iron uptake transporter permease EfeU: MFVPFLIMFREGLEAALIVSLIASYLKRTQRSQWLGAVWIGVIVAAALCLALGIFINETTGEFPQKQQELFEGIVAAVAVLILTYMVFWMRKVSKSVKVHLEGAIDQALSAGKGQGWALVAMVFFAVAREGLESVFFLLAAFQQDVGAAAPIGAVLGLVAAIVLGMMIYWGGVKLHLAKFFKWTSLFILFVAAGLAAGAIRAFHEAGLWNHFQDIAFDFSNTLSTHSLFGTLLEGILGYQEAPTVSEVAVYFLYLIPALIFFFLPQRAEPAAAPAQRKINH; the protein is encoded by the coding sequence ATGTTCGTTCCCTTTCTTATCATGTTCCGTGAGGGGCTGGAGGCCGCGCTGATCGTCAGCCTGATCGCCAGCTACCTGAAGCGCACGCAGCGCAGCCAATGGCTGGGCGCGGTGTGGATCGGCGTGATTGTCGCCGCGGCGCTGTGTCTGGCGCTCGGCATCTTCATCAATGAGACCACCGGCGAGTTCCCGCAGAAACAGCAAGAGCTGTTCGAAGGCATCGTGGCGGCGGTGGCGGTGCTGATCCTCACCTATATGGTGTTCTGGATGCGTAAGGTGTCCAAATCGGTCAAGGTGCATCTGGAAGGGGCTATCGATCAGGCGCTCAGCGCCGGTAAAGGGCAGGGGTGGGCGCTGGTGGCGATGGTGTTCTTCGCCGTGGCGCGCGAAGGGCTGGAGTCGGTGTTCTTCCTGCTGGCGGCGTTCCAGCAAGACGTGGGCGCCGCGGCGCCGATCGGCGCGGTGCTCGGCCTGGTGGCCGCCATCGTGCTGGGCATGATGATTTACTGGGGCGGGGTGAAGCTGCACCTGGCCAAATTCTTCAAATGGACCAGCCTGTTCATTCTGTTCGTCGCCGCCGGCCTGGCCGCCGGGGCGATCCGCGCCTTCCACGAAGCCGGTCTGTGGAACCACTTCCAGGACATCGCCTTCGATTTCAGCAACACCCTGTCGACCCATTCGCTGTTCGGCACCCTGCTGGAGGGCATTCTCGGTTACCAGGAAGCGCCGACGGTCAGCGAAGTGGCGGTCTACTTCCTGTATCTGATCCCGGCGCTGATTTTCTTTTTCCTGCCGCAGCGCGCGGAGCCGGCAGCGGCCCCGGCGCAACGTAAAATCAATCATTAA
- the efeO gene encoding iron uptake system protein EfeO, translating into MSTPLFRRKALHAALLAIPAFALSIDALAADVPQVKVTVNDKQCEPMQLTVPAGKTQFVVHNTSQKNVEWEILKGVMVVEERENIAPGFTQKMTATLEAGEYDMTCGLLSNPKGKLTVTAAANGATDGKPNALDLVGPIAEYKVYVTKEVDGLVKQTKLFTDAVKAGNVEQARKLYAPTRQHYERIEPIAELFSDLDGSIDAREDDYEKKAADPNFTGFHRLEKALFADNSTKDMGQYADRLYHDTVELQKRVSELTFPPSKVVGGAAGLIEEVAASKISGEEDRYSRTDLWDFQANVDGAQKIVNLLRPLLVKANKPLLDKIDANFKTVDTILAKYQTKEGYESYEKLTDADRNALKGPITTLAEDLSQLRGVLGLD; encoded by the coding sequence ATGTCTACTCCGTTATTTCGCCGCAAGGCGTTGCACGCAGCATTACTGGCTATCCCGGCGTTTGCGCTGAGCATCGACGCCTTGGCGGCGGACGTGCCGCAGGTCAAGGTTACGGTTAACGACAAGCAGTGCGAACCGATGCAACTGACGGTCCCGGCCGGCAAGACGCAGTTTGTGGTGCACAACACCAGCCAGAAAAACGTCGAATGGGAAATCCTGAAAGGGGTGATGGTGGTGGAAGAGCGCGAGAACATCGCCCCGGGCTTTACCCAGAAAATGACCGCCACGCTGGAAGCGGGCGAATATGACATGACCTGCGGGCTGCTGAGCAATCCGAAAGGCAAACTGACTGTCACCGCAGCGGCCAACGGCGCCACCGACGGCAAGCCGAACGCGCTGGACCTGGTCGGCCCGATCGCCGAATACAAGGTTTACGTCACCAAAGAAGTCGATGGGTTGGTGAAACAGACCAAGCTGTTTACCGACGCGGTGAAGGCCGGCAACGTGGAGCAGGCGCGCAAGCTGTATGCGCCGACCCGCCAGCACTATGAGCGCATTGAGCCGATCGCCGAGCTGTTCTCCGATCTGGACGGCAGCATCGACGCCCGTGAAGACGACTACGAGAAGAAAGCGGCGGACCCGAACTTCACCGGCTTCCACCGTCTGGAGAAGGCGCTGTTTGCCGACAACTCCACCAAAGACATGGGCCAATATGCCGATCGTCTGTATCACGACACCGTTGAGCTGCAAAAACGCGTGAGTGAACTGACCTTCCCGCCGAGCAAGGTGGTGGGCGGCGCAGCCGGACTGATCGAAGAGGTGGCGGCCAGCAAGATCAGCGGTGAAGAAGACCGTTACAGCCGCACCGATTTGTGGGACTTCCAGGCCAACGTCGACGGCGCGCAAAAGATAGTCAATCTGCTGCGCCCGCTGCTGGTTAAGGCCAATAAGCCGCTGCTGGACAAAATCGACGCCAACTTCAAAACCGTGGACACCATTTTGGCGAAGTACCAAACCAAAGAGGGTTATGAGTCCTATGAGAAGCTGACCGATGCCGATCGCAATGCGTTGAAAGGGCCGATCACCACGCTGGCGGAAGATCTTTCCCAGCTGCGCGGCGTATTGGGTCTGGACTGA